The following proteins are encoded in a genomic region of Nocardioides sp. cx-173:
- a CDS encoding SDR family NAD(P)-dependent oxidoreductase, whose product MDLRLSGRTALVSGSTQGIGYAIAEALLREGASVTVNGRDPERVRAAVAGLTAAVPGAKASGLAADLADPEQVSRLLGDLGSIDILVNNVGLFEVAPFADIHDEAWQRYWEVNVMSGVRLTRHLLPLMLERGWGRVIFVGTESGVSVPGDMLHYGVTKAGVLALSNGLAKLTRGTEVTVNTILGGPTYSDGVADAVAQISQAQSVPVDALKAAVIGGNQTSLLERFIEPSEIAHLAAYLASPVSSATNGAALRADGGVLTGIL is encoded by the coding sequence ATGGACCTTCGACTGTCGGGCCGGACCGCCCTGGTGAGCGGCTCCACCCAGGGGATCGGCTACGCGATCGCGGAGGCCCTCCTCCGGGAGGGCGCCTCCGTCACCGTCAACGGCCGCGACCCCGAACGGGTGCGCGCGGCCGTGGCCGGGCTGACGGCCGCGGTGCCGGGGGCGAAGGCGTCGGGGCTGGCCGCCGACCTCGCGGATCCCGAGCAGGTGAGCCGGCTGCTGGGCGACCTCGGCTCCATCGACATCCTGGTCAACAACGTCGGCCTGTTCGAGGTCGCGCCGTTCGCCGACATTCACGACGAGGCGTGGCAGCGCTACTGGGAGGTCAACGTGATGAGCGGGGTCCGTCTCACGCGGCACCTCCTGCCCCTGATGCTCGAGCGCGGGTGGGGCCGGGTCATCTTCGTGGGGACCGAGTCGGGGGTGAGCGTGCCGGGGGACATGCTGCACTACGGAGTGACCAAGGCAGGCGTGCTCGCCCTGAGCAACGGGCTCGCCAAGCTGACCCGCGGCACCGAGGTCACGGTGAACACCATCCTCGGCGGTCCCACGTACTCCGACGGGGTCGCCGACGCCGTCGCGCAGATCTCCCAGGCGCAGTCGGTGCCGGTGGACGCCCTGAAGGCGGCCGTCATCGGCGGCAACCAGACCTCGCTGCTGGAGCGCTTCATCGAGCCGTCGGAGATCGCCCACCTCGCGGCGTACCTGGCCAGCCCGGTCTCGTCCGCGACGAACGGCGCCGCTCTCCGCGCGGACGGTGGGGTGCTGACCGGGATCCTCTGA
- a CDS encoding MFS transporter, which yields MAGRPPGSTAQGSSFVRDSPTVLSYAALLCFAFWVYGYGPALSLLRDDLRFSYTVLGAYTAAWSAGTVLTGLLFPTAARLLPRAALLWGSSIVATAGLALFVLGSGVGPTLAGGAVLGVGGTMLLTTIQALLSDTHAELRERALVEANIGAAACAVAAPLALGALAVTAVGWRAAFAFPAVALAALYLCFRRLPLPAASPHHGARPGPLPTACWLYAGLAAASMAVEFCLAYFGTEQLKDNGLATSSAVLAMSSHYVGLLLGRIVGAVATGRPGRSGELLYASLVATAGGFALFWLASDTVAVTLGLFVAGLGIANLYPLAVALSLAAAPGREDQANSRSQLLGGLLVVAAPYALGSLADRVGLTRAYAIEPVLIALCLILLLAGNRARRRSEAT from the coding sequence ATGGCCGGCAGACCACCCGGGAGCACGGCGCAGGGCTCGTCCTTCGTGCGCGACTCCCCCACCGTGCTGTCCTATGCGGCCCTGCTCTGCTTCGCGTTCTGGGTCTACGGCTACGGGCCCGCACTGTCGCTGCTGCGCGACGACCTGCGCTTCTCCTACACGGTGCTGGGGGCCTACACGGCCGCCTGGTCGGCGGGCACGGTCCTGACCGGCCTACTGTTCCCCACGGCCGCCCGCCTGCTGCCGCGCGCCGCGCTGCTCTGGGGCTCGTCGATCGTGGCCACCGCGGGGCTGGCACTCTTCGTGCTCGGCAGCGGCGTGGGGCCCACACTGGCGGGCGGGGCGGTCCTCGGGGTGGGCGGGACCATGCTGCTCACCACCATCCAGGCGCTCCTGTCAGACACCCACGCCGAGCTGCGCGAGCGCGCGCTCGTCGAGGCCAACATCGGAGCGGCGGCCTGCGCCGTCGCCGCGCCGCTCGCCCTGGGTGCGCTCGCAGTCACCGCCGTGGGGTGGCGGGCGGCGTTCGCGTTCCCGGCGGTCGCGCTCGCGGCGCTCTACCTGTGCTTTCGGCGCCTGCCGCTGCCTGCGGCGTCCCCGCACCACGGCGCCCGCCCGGGGCCACTGCCGACGGCCTGCTGGCTGTACGCCGGCCTGGCCGCTGCGAGCATGGCCGTGGAGTTCTGCCTCGCCTACTTCGGGACCGAGCAGCTGAAGGACAACGGGCTGGCGACCAGCAGCGCGGTCCTCGCCATGAGCAGCCACTACGTCGGCCTGCTGCTCGGGCGCATCGTCGGCGCGGTCGCGACCGGACGCCCGGGCCGCAGCGGCGAGCTGCTGTACGCCTCGCTCGTCGCCACCGCCGGGGGGTTCGCACTGTTCTGGCTCGCATCCGACACCGTCGCCGTGACACTGGGCCTGTTCGTGGCCGGACTCGGCATCGCGAACCTCTACCCGCTCGCGGTGGCCCTCAGCCTCGCCGCCGCGCCGGGACGCGAGGACCAGGCCAACTCCCGCTCGCAGCTGCTCGGCGGCCTCCTCGTCGTCGCGGCGCCGTACGCCCTCGGCAGCCTGGCCGACCGCGTGGGCCTCACCCGCGCGTACGCCATCGAGCCGGTGCTCATCGCGCTCTGTCTGATCCTGCTCCTCGCCGGCAACCGGGCCCGCCGTCGGAGCGAGGCCACCTGA
- a CDS encoding LacI family DNA-binding transcriptional regulator, translating to MQSPAPRRVTMSEVARLAGVSPMTVSYTYNRPERVSGESRAKVLEAAAVLGYPGPDPSARSLRYGATRTLGVVMGEHLTYAFDDGQAVAFLAGVAEVCAERGYGLLIVPTGTGEEDPGRVVAAAVDAYVVWTTTADDPVLDAACSTQRPVVVHGGPDRPGTTLVTIDNRAAARAVALEVWTGAGRPVVLSLPVDRRRESFLRPGLDPDTVAYPVTRDRLAGFRDAAGNLGLHWSRLPVGVCHTNDEADAQAVMARLRESASDLDAVAAMSDRLALGALRSGGAPLRVSGWDDSALAREHDLTTVAQSMRAQGASCAAAALGDAPTVDHRDAWHVVRRGSTGGGAGTR from the coding sequence ATGCAATCCCCTGCACCGCGCCGCGTGACCATGTCCGAGGTGGCGCGCCTCGCCGGGGTCTCGCCGATGACGGTCTCCTACACCTACAACCGCCCCGAGCGGGTCTCCGGCGAGAGCCGCGCCAAGGTGCTGGAGGCCGCCGCCGTGCTGGGCTACCCCGGCCCCGACCCGAGCGCCCGCTCCCTGCGGTACGGCGCGACGCGCACGCTGGGCGTCGTGATGGGCGAGCACCTCACCTACGCCTTCGACGACGGTCAGGCCGTCGCCTTCCTCGCGGGCGTGGCCGAGGTGTGCGCCGAGCGTGGCTACGGCCTGCTCATCGTCCCGACGGGGACGGGCGAGGAGGACCCGGGCCGGGTGGTCGCCGCCGCGGTGGACGCCTACGTCGTGTGGACCACGACCGCCGACGACCCGGTCCTCGATGCGGCGTGCAGCACCCAACGGCCGGTGGTCGTGCACGGCGGCCCCGACCGTCCGGGGACGACCCTGGTCACCATCGACAACCGGGCCGCGGCCCGCGCGGTCGCGCTCGAGGTGTGGACCGGGGCGGGGCGCCCGGTCGTGCTCAGCCTCCCCGTCGACCGTCGGCGCGAGAGCTTCCTGCGCCCCGGCCTGGACCCCGATACGGTCGCCTACCCGGTGACCCGGGACCGGCTCGCCGGCTTCCGGGACGCGGCGGGCAACCTCGGTCTCCACTGGTCGCGCCTGCCGGTCGGCGTGTGCCACACCAACGACGAGGCCGACGCTCAGGCGGTCATGGCGCGACTGCGGGAGAGCGCCTCCGACCTCGATGCCGTCGCCGCGATGAGCGACCGGCTCGCCCTGGGTGCGCTGCGATCCGGCGGGGCGCCGCTGCGGGTCAGCGGCTGGGACGACTCCGCGCTCGCGCGCGAGCACGACCTGACCACCGTCGCCCAGTCCATGCGCGCGCAGGGCGCCTCCTGCGCCGCCGCGGCGCTGGGCGATGCCCCGACGGTCGACCACCGCGACGCCTGGCACGTCGTCCGCCGGGGCTCCACCGGCGGTGGAGCCGGCACTCGCTAG
- a CDS encoding HNH endonuclease signature motif containing protein has product MSSPAAPTASHPVAAGVARLRTQVADLNQTPVWSMTPTETAQALADATRLRAQADELTLRLAAHADTTQAGVETGATSTAVYWAHTTHQTQRATATAMKLAHALERHDTIAAALAKGVILTDQAQVIVEAVDALPEDLPPEVRAEARAHLLGQAEHHDARALRILGRRILDVLAPEVGEAHEAKALEAEERRAEQKARLTLHDDGHGATYGRFQIPTHVADRFRKQLGAIANPQAGGEGSTPHGMGLALIEYVQRYPVDRLPDSGGLDATVVVTMTLETLMGGLKAAQLDTGTRISPALARTLACQAGVIPAVLGTRSQVLDLGRKARFHTKAQRIALAVQHGGCYAQGCERPSAWCQAHHLTPWSKGGDTTVEDGVLLCRRHHTLAHHPNYSMTHLPGGKVAFTKRE; this is encoded by the coding sequence ATGAGCAGCCCCGCCGCCCCCACCGCGAGCCACCCCGTGGCCGCCGGAGTGGCACGGCTGCGCACCCAAGTCGCCGACCTCAACCAGACCCCGGTGTGGTCGATGACCCCCACCGAGACCGCCCAGGCGCTGGCCGACGCGACCCGGCTGCGCGCCCAGGCCGACGAGCTCACGCTGCGCCTGGCCGCCCACGCCGACACCACCCAGGCCGGCGTCGAGACCGGCGCGACCTCGACCGCGGTCTACTGGGCCCACACCACCCACCAGACCCAACGCGCCACCGCCACAGCGATGAAGCTCGCCCACGCCCTCGAGCGCCACGACACCATCGCCGCCGCGCTCGCAAAAGGCGTGATCCTCACCGACCAGGCCCAGGTCATCGTCGAAGCCGTCGACGCCCTGCCCGAGGACCTGCCACCCGAGGTCCGCGCGGAGGCCCGCGCGCACCTGCTGGGCCAGGCCGAGCACCACGACGCGAGAGCGTTGCGGATCCTGGGCAGACGGATCCTCGACGTCCTCGCCCCCGAGGTCGGCGAGGCCCACGAGGCCAAGGCCCTCGAAGCCGAAGAACGCCGGGCCGAGCAGAAGGCCCGGCTCACGCTGCACGACGACGGCCACGGCGCCACCTACGGCCGATTCCAGATCCCCACCCACGTCGCGGACCGGTTCCGCAAACAGCTCGGCGCGATCGCCAACCCCCAGGCCGGAGGGGAAGGCAGTACCCCGCACGGGATGGGGCTCGCCCTGATCGAGTACGTGCAGCGCTACCCGGTCGACCGGCTCCCGGACTCCGGCGGCCTGGACGCCACCGTGGTGGTCACCATGACCCTCGAGACGCTGATGGGTGGGCTGAAGGCGGCCCAGCTCGACACCGGCACCCGGATCAGCCCCGCCCTGGCCCGCACGCTCGCCTGCCAGGCCGGAGTCATCCCCGCCGTCCTCGGCACCCGGTCCCAGGTCCTCGACCTCGGCCGCAAGGCCCGGTTCCACACCAAGGCCCAACGCATCGCATTGGCCGTGCAGCACGGCGGCTGCTACGCCCAGGGCTGCGAACGCCCCTCGGCATGGTGTCAGGCCCATCACCTCACCCCCTGGTCTAAAGGCGGTGACACCACCGTCGAGGACGGCGTCCTGCTCTGCCGACGCCACCACACCCTGGCCCACCACCCCAACTACTCGATGACCCACCTGCCCGGCGGGAAGGTCGCCTTCACCAAGCGCGAGTAG
- a CDS encoding PQQ-dependent sugar dehydrogenase gives MRLLTAGVAAAALLLAGCGQGGNESEVTITGTPSGTPSADDTSTPSPSDSAPPSSAAPAGPQVVEEVATGLEAPWGLDFLPDGDALVTERDTRRVLRISAEDRQVTEVGTVDEAAPEGEGGLLGLAVSPEFDQDRLVYLYLSTDSDNRVVRATLDGDRLGTPEPILTGIPNGFIHDGGRLEFGPDGLLYVSTGETGQPELAQQRDGLAGKILRLTPDGRPAPGNPFGTAVWSWGHRNVQGLAFDDAGSLWASEFGQDEFDELNRIDAGANYGWPEVEGEGGGQGLTDPQQVWNPDDSSPSGLAYLDGHLWMAALRGERLWRVRVNGDRAVEPEGFFIGEYGRVRTVAVAPDGNLWVMTSNRDTRGTPRDGDDKILLVAP, from the coding sequence GTGCGGCTGCTGACCGCCGGCGTCGCCGCTGCCGCGCTGCTGCTCGCCGGCTGCGGGCAGGGCGGCAACGAGAGCGAGGTGACGATCACCGGCACCCCGTCCGGCACCCCGTCCGCCGATGACACCTCGACCCCGTCCCCGTCGGACTCCGCGCCGCCCTCGAGCGCCGCCCCGGCCGGCCCGCAGGTGGTGGAGGAGGTCGCCACCGGGCTCGAGGCGCCGTGGGGGCTGGACTTCCTGCCCGACGGCGACGCGCTGGTCACCGAGCGCGACACCCGCAGGGTGCTGCGGATCTCCGCAGAGGACCGGCAGGTCACCGAGGTCGGCACCGTGGATGAGGCCGCACCGGAGGGCGAGGGCGGCCTGCTCGGGCTGGCGGTCTCCCCCGAGTTCGACCAGGACCGGCTCGTCTACCTCTACCTCAGCACCGACTCCGACAACCGCGTCGTCCGCGCCACCCTCGACGGCGACCGCCTCGGCACCCCGGAGCCCATCCTCACCGGCATCCCCAACGGCTTCATCCACGACGGCGGCCGCCTGGAGTTCGGCCCGGACGGCCTCCTCTACGTCTCCACCGGGGAGACCGGGCAGCCGGAGCTCGCCCAGCAGCGAGACGGCCTCGCCGGCAAGATCCTGCGCCTCACGCCCGACGGCCGGCCCGCGCCGGGCAACCCGTTCGGCACCGCCGTCTGGTCGTGGGGCCACCGCAACGTCCAGGGCCTCGCCTTCGACGACGCCGGCAGCCTGTGGGCCTCGGAGTTCGGGCAGGACGAGTTCGACGAGCTCAACCGGATCGACGCGGGCGCCAACTACGGCTGGCCCGAGGTGGAGGGCGAGGGCGGCGGTCAGGGCCTCACCGACCCCCAGCAGGTCTGGAACCCCGACGACTCCTCCCCCTCCGGCCTCGCCTACCTCGACGGCCACCTCTGGATGGCCGCACTCCGAGGCGAGCGGCTCTGGCGGGTCCGCGTCAACGGCGACCGCGCGGTCGAGCCCGAGGGCTTCTTCATCGGCGAGTACGGCCGCGTCCGCACCGTCGCCGTCGCCCCCGACGGCAACCTGTGGGTCATGACCAGCAACCGCGACACCCGCGGCACCCCCCGCGACGGCGACGACAAGATCCTCCTCGTCGCCCCCTGA
- a CDS encoding alpha/beta fold hydrolase, with amino-acid sequence MPTSAARATTSPALSFHDVLSDDGTVIRAWTNDPEGAIEGPTVVLCNGLGTSAYAWPALLRPDCGVRVVSWNHRGTGGSERPADPSHIEIEHFVEDGLSVMDHFGVDRAVLMGWSMGVNTMFEMAVRHPERVRGLFAVAGVPGDTFGTMLGPLRLPRAVARTVTVGLTHVLRYSDWALTPIASRLPIGPRAIRVLSHSGFMFPVADTELAATAVSEFLTTPIGWYMQLALSTSRHGRVSLSKVSVPCAFVAGRYDVLAGTRHMATAAGRVKDATYAELSGSHFIQMEKPDQVHRLLVDFLARVG; translated from the coding sequence ATGCCGACCTCCGCAGCCCGGGCGACGACCAGCCCGGCCCTGTCGTTCCATGACGTGCTCTCCGATGACGGGACGGTGATCCGCGCCTGGACCAACGACCCCGAGGGCGCCATCGAGGGCCCCACCGTCGTGCTCTGCAACGGGCTCGGCACCAGCGCCTACGCCTGGCCGGCACTGCTGCGCCCCGACTGCGGCGTGCGCGTCGTCTCGTGGAACCACCGCGGCACCGGCGGCTCGGAGCGCCCCGCGGATCCCAGCCACATCGAGATCGAGCACTTCGTCGAGGACGGGCTCTCGGTCATGGACCACTTCGGCGTCGACCGGGCCGTGCTGATGGGCTGGTCGATGGGGGTCAACACGATGTTCGAGATGGCGGTGCGCCATCCCGAGCGGGTGCGGGGGCTGTTCGCCGTCGCCGGCGTACCGGGCGACACGTTTGGCACCATGCTGGGCCCCCTGCGGCTCCCCCGAGCGGTCGCCCGCACGGTGACCGTGGGGCTGACCCACGTCCTGCGCTACAGCGACTGGGCGCTCACCCCGATCGCGTCCCGGCTCCCGATCGGGCCTCGTGCGATCCGGGTGCTGTCCCACTCCGGCTTCATGTTCCCGGTGGCGGACACCGAGCTCGCCGCGACGGCGGTGAGCGAGTTCCTCACGACGCCGATCGGCTGGTACATGCAGCTGGCCCTCAGCACCTCGCGACACGGGCGGGTCTCCCTCAGCAAGGTGAGCGTCCCGTGCGCCTTCGTCGCGGGGCGCTACGACGTCCTGGCCGGCACCCGCCACATGGCGACCGCGGCCGGGCGGGTCAAGGACGCGACGTACGCCGAGCTGAGCGGGTCGCACTTCATCCAGATGGAGAAGCCCGACCAGGTCCACCGCCTGCTGGTCGACTTCCTGGCGCGGGTGGGCTGA
- a CDS encoding EamA family transporter, with the protein MSAAKSSPAVSPIWLVLVGILSVQLGAGVAKSLFDEVSPTAIVWLRLVASSVILWLLARPTLRGRSRQDWLVVLGFGLSLGLMNWAIYQSFSRIPLGIAVTIEFVGPLTLAVIGSRRPRDLVWVLLAAAGVALLGFERADLSIAGVLFALLAGAAWAAYILLSASTGRRWPGFDGLTLASVVATALLLPFALGAGGTALADPRILLIGAAVGLLSSVIPYTCELVALRSLRPAVFGILMSLEPAAAALAGLVVLHELLTPAQLVAMACVVAASIGATRSGATIAEPVPD; encoded by the coding sequence GTGAGCGCCGCAAAGTCATCGCCGGCCGTCTCGCCCATCTGGCTGGTCCTGGTCGGGATCCTGTCGGTCCAGCTCGGGGCCGGCGTGGCCAAGAGCCTCTTCGACGAGGTCTCGCCGACCGCCATCGTGTGGCTGCGGCTGGTGGCCAGCTCGGTCATCCTCTGGCTGCTCGCGCGGCCCACGCTGCGCGGCCGCTCCCGTCAGGACTGGCTGGTCGTGCTCGGCTTCGGGCTCAGCCTCGGGCTCATGAACTGGGCGATCTACCAGTCCTTCTCCCGGATCCCGCTCGGGATCGCGGTGACCATCGAGTTCGTCGGTCCGCTCACGCTGGCCGTGATCGGGTCGCGGCGACCGCGCGACCTGGTGTGGGTGCTGCTCGCGGCCGCCGGCGTGGCGCTGCTGGGCTTCGAGCGGGCCGACCTGTCGATCGCCGGCGTCCTGTTCGCGCTGCTCGCGGGCGCCGCGTGGGCGGCGTACATCCTGCTCAGCGCCTCGACCGGGCGACGCTGGCCCGGCTTCGACGGGCTCACGCTGGCCAGCGTGGTCGCCACAGCGCTGCTGCTGCCGTTCGCGCTCGGCGCCGGCGGCACGGCGCTCGCCGACCCGCGGATCCTGCTCATCGGCGCCGCCGTCGGCCTGCTCAGCTCGGTGATCCCCTACACCTGCGAGCTGGTCGCGCTGCGCTCGCTGCGCCCCGCGGTGTTCGGCATCCTGATGAGCCTGGAGCCGGCCGCCGCCGCGCTCGCCGGCCTGGTCGTCCTGCACGAGCTGCTGACCCCGGCCCAGCTCGTCGCCATGGCCTGCGTCGTCGCCGCCAGCATCGGCGCCACCCGGTCCGGTGCCACCATCGCCGAGCCGGTGCCGGACTAG
- a CDS encoding WD40/YVTN/BNR-like repeat-containing protein, translating to MGTVLMVGTRKGLWVGRSDDDRQDWEFTGPHHDMEEVYSCLVDLRGETPRLYSGASSMWLGPQVRWSDDLGATWQEGEGVRFPEGYDASVERVWQLALGVDPGVVWAGTEPGAVWRSTDGARTFALEEALWHHPQRPEWGAGFGGQAFHTILPHPTNPDSVTVAISTGGVYQTTDGGGSWTARNQGIRAEFLPEGQQYPEFGQCVHKVTRHPSRPERLYLQNHGGVYRSDDEAGSWDYIGDGLPSDFGFPVVVHPHDPDTIFVFPIGAGDGRYPPAAKARVYRSRDAGDTWEELGNGLPDDFYVGVMRDAMTADGHDAAGLYVGARNGAVWGSADAGESWRQLVCNLPDVLVVRAASV from the coding sequence ATGGGCACGGTACTGATGGTCGGGACCCGCAAGGGCCTGTGGGTGGGCCGGTCGGACGACGACCGGCAGGATTGGGAGTTCACCGGGCCCCACCACGACATGGAGGAGGTCTACTCCTGCCTCGTCGACCTGCGGGGCGAGACGCCGCGGCTCTACTCCGGCGCGTCCTCGATGTGGCTCGGCCCCCAGGTGCGCTGGTCCGACGACCTCGGCGCGACCTGGCAGGAGGGCGAGGGCGTCCGCTTCCCCGAGGGGTACGACGCCTCGGTCGAGCGGGTCTGGCAGCTGGCCCTCGGAGTGGACCCCGGCGTCGTCTGGGCAGGCACCGAGCCCGGCGCCGTCTGGCGCTCGACGGACGGCGCGCGCACCTTCGCACTCGAGGAGGCCCTGTGGCACCACCCGCAGCGGCCGGAGTGGGGCGCCGGCTTCGGCGGCCAGGCCTTCCACACGATCCTGCCGCACCCCACGAACCCCGACTCGGTGACGGTGGCGATCTCCACGGGCGGGGTCTACCAGACCACGGACGGCGGTGGCTCCTGGACGGCGCGCAACCAGGGCATCCGCGCGGAGTTCCTGCCCGAGGGCCAGCAGTACCCCGAGTTCGGGCAGTGCGTGCACAAGGTGACCCGCCACCCCTCGCGTCCCGAGCGGCTCTACCTGCAGAACCACGGCGGCGTCTACCGCTCCGACGACGAGGCCGGCAGCTGGGACTACATCGGCGACGGGCTGCCCTCGGACTTCGGCTTCCCCGTGGTGGTCCACCCGCACGATCCGGACACGATCTTCGTCTTCCCGATCGGCGCCGGCGACGGCCGCTACCCGCCGGCCGCGAAGGCGCGGGTCTACCGGTCCCGCGATGCCGGCGACACGTGGGAGGAGCTCGGCAACGGGCTGCCCGACGACTTCTACGTCGGGGTCATGCGCGACGCCATGACCGCCGACGGCCACGACGCCGCCGGCCTGTACGTCGGTGCCCGCAACGGTGCGGTGTGGGGCTCGGCGGACGCGGGGGAGAGCTGGCGCCAGCTGGTCTGCAACCTGCCGGACGTGCTGGTGGTCCGCGCGGCGAGCGTCTAG